The genomic region AACTAAGGAGAAACTATGCTAGAGTGAGTACACATAGCCTACATTCATACAACATTCAATCAAGTTTGCCAAATGCAATTCATTGCATTCCCTACAATCTGCTATCTACAAGCTAGGACTAAGCAAATCAGAAAATAAAACTACCAACTAGTATAGAAGTAAGTGGAACTGTTAGGTTGTCATCAAGCTCGGTGCTTATGGGAAGTGATTCCACCAGTGCTGAAGCAAGAGACACAACCAAAAAACCCAAAACCATGTCCCAGCTCTTGTCAACAAATCCAAACTTAGAGAAATAGTACATATACCTGTTACAACATTACCGAGCATTAAGAAACTTGCTAGATATGATGTTCAGTCCAGGTCTAAGTGAGGAGCAAAGTAAGCCACAAAAACTTACCCAATAGATGATAGAAAACCAGCAGATGCCATCGCCACACTACCAGCTATAGATTTGTTTCTGTTATATGGTATTTTTTGGGTACCAAAACGCCTACCAACAACGTCTGCTAACCCTGTTACAAGCACATGCAAATATTTGTAAGCCTTCATAAGAAGTTGACAAGTTCTAAGCATCTCTGTAGAATAGCAATTTAACAGCTCATCACAGAAGAAAAGACAGACTGAATCAACTAAATGTACCATCTCCAGCACACAGGTTGCATATTAATGCAATTGCAACAGGGGAAGTTCTATAATAGACTACACAAGCCCAAGTTATGGCTGTGGCGTAGTAGAGTGGTCCCTTGAGAAGTTCCCTGATGCACGGAGTAAAGGTAAAGGTGATTTAACAAATCATATATGATAGTTTGTGTAACCAATTAATGGCAATAAGCAGAAGAGAAACTTTGTCTATTGTCATTTCTCACACATGGTTCCCTGATGCACGGAGTAAAGGTAAAGGTGATTTAACAAATCATATATGATAGTTTGTGGAACCAATTAATGGAAATAAGCAGAAGAGAAACTTTTTCTATTGTCATTTCTCACACATGGTTCTCTTGTGCAAAAATATTTAAAATGTTCTAATAGATATAATATATAGGTCTTGTATGTCTATCCAGAGGAGAATTTTTGTGCAATGTACTTGTTTTACACTAATAATGCAGTAATATGTTTCCCATAAGAAACGGTCGACAGGTGAGGTTACTTCAATAACGAAGAACGAATGCTCTAGGTGGTGCCAATTCCAAGTACAGATTTACAAATCTGGCTTCATGCCTCCATGGCAGACATAATTTAGAACGAAATCTCCCAAAGTAGGTATTAAATGATTACCTATAGTCATTATATCTGCTCATCGACTTCACTGTTGCTTCATCTTTCATTATTCCAAGTCCCAGTAGAAGCATTCGTATGATATTAAGGCCTGGAATAAGAGATGCTAAAAGTGCTCCTTGGTAGCCCGAACTGTAATTATATAAAATACCTATAATCAGGCTGATCAATCAAAATGTTATTGCAATGACTACTTTGGCCATTCATTACCTGAATAGCGGCCAGCAAAGCATAAAAACAAGGCCAATGCTGATATGCACTAGCTTCCTGTTGAGTTTCTACAAAAGATGAGACGACCAACTTTAGATGTATAGGCTATTAAGACAAGTTCTGTTAAGAATGTAAAGCTATCTTTTATCATCATGATTTCTTATCACTAAACTACAACTATGAAAATATTTTTCCTTCCGAACACAATGTAGGATCACGTTTCCCTGCACCTGTATCTCAATAAGGATAACCACCATCCAAAAAGTCTAAAAACAATATATTTACTCGAGCATTAGAGTTTCTGATAATCAGGTTCCTACACTACAATTGAAATCAATGTAAGCCATGTCAGTTTCTTGATAGAAATCTGTTCCTTAAGTTCATCATAAGAAGTCCAATACTAAGAATATGAATTAGATCAATGACAAATTCCAGACAACCAAAAAGATTGTAAGAGGGATGATCAGAGGTCAATCTCAATCGATCACTCTCTTGCTTCAGTTTTAACGCAAAACGATCACTGATAACACGGCACTACTTAAAACTCTGCAAGCATTATCAGCATCAGTAACTCCCACAGAGGTAATGAACCACCAAACACTCACTGGTTAAGCTTTACAAGTGACTCTTCAACCATACCTCTACTAAGAATTAAGCCGAAAAAGAACACAATCTGGGTCCTATCCTTCACTTCTGCTATACTTAAATCAGCCTACTTCAACCCACTTAGTCAAGTGTTTGAATTGTAGTTGTAATTAGTTACCAAGATCAGTGCTTTCCCACAAACCAATCAAAACCCAACAATCCCAAACACAAAATTACAAGGTAGCAACATAGTACAACATAAGGGTACTTAAACTGAAGCGAAACATAAGAATCCGACCTGATCGAAGACCCCGCGTTTGGCGGTTTGTTCCCACAACAGAAGAAAGAAAGTAGCCACACCACCGGAAATGGCGGTGGCGCAGATATCAGCGGCGACCGCGTTTTCCGGAAGCATAGCGGCGGGAGCTGACGTCACTCGTCGGCGGCGAGGAACACGAAGGTCAGTGATTGGGTATCTGAGAGTGGCAGCAGGGAGAGAGTCTGGAATTGAAGCTGGAGTGAGACGAAGGCAAAGAAGAGTAGAGGTAAAGTAAGTGAGCGGTGGAGAATGGCCAAACTGAGGGAGCAGGGAACATGGGGTAGGTAGTCTGGCTGGATATAAGGCCCGGCAGGGGTGCATTTCTGGGTGTGTTGAATGACTTCACCTTCCTTTTATTTTTTTATATTTCCGGATCAACTGTCGAAGGCCCGAAGGGTCATGTGCTCTGCAGTCACTCTTGAACTACCTGACGTACTTTTTTTTTTTTCGTTTTGAACCCGACTTCAATGATAATAGCTAGTCATCTTAAGGTGACTTTAACCAATGAACATGGTACACGTGTCTATTTTAAAAGATTTGGCTGTAATTTAAAGACATAACATGGGGTTTTTGATATTTGACATATTTGTTTATGATTATTATTGATATTTGTCTATCTCTTATTGGTGTTTGTCTCCTATAAGTTTGTCTCCTATAAGTGACCATAACTGGTCACCCGAGTTTGCAGAAGATCAGGCTTACAAATCACATAGATGAGTTCATTTTGTAGCAAGTAAGGTGGCTGCAAGGTAAGGTAATTTAACCAATTGAACCCTTGTAAGCCTGATCTTCTGTAAACTCGAAAGGCACAACCATGAACCCAATGCCATAGATGAGTTCATCATAGACAACTTGAAAAGATTATCCTCGGCTCTCAAGATTGCATTCTTGGATGACATCTGAACAATTTATTTGTGGCTGCAAGGTTTCTTCAATGTGGATAATCATATCAAAACAAGCTCTTTCTTCTTTAACCTCTTGATCATCATGGTTGGTTTCTTGTCAGACTTCTTTCGCTAAAGGCTTGATTTTAATCTTGCGTGACTCCCACCTAATTAAATAGGTATTGTCTTTGCAATAACCACAATTGATGCTTTCATGCCATGGTCTTCCGAAAAGCACATCAGTGTCATCCATGCCAATCACATGACAAGTAACATCATCGTTATAAAATTCTCCTATATAGATGGGAACTTTACAAACCTTTGTTACATGTGCATGACCATCAATCCAATATGAATCACTCAACTTCACTATGGGTAATTGAATGTAATCAACAACCTTACTTGCTACAAAATTCTCTTGCAAGTTGATGTCAATTATTGCCGACCATACCTTGTCTTTGATGAAACATGTTGTTCTTAAGTCGTTGTAATCTGGCGATGTGAATACCCAACGTTCCATGCTAGCTTCTTCTTCTTCTTCTTTCTTTTCGTTTTTTTTTTTTTTTTTTTTTTTTTGAATTGATGAGGTTAACCTAGGGCGAATCCCTTGGTATGTTCCTCTTCAATTTTGGATAGATACTCTACAACCAGCGTTGTTGAGGTTGGCGGGGTGAACTACTCCCATGGACCATCGTCTGCTAAGGAGCGGGCGTAACCCGCTCTGATACCAAATGATGCAGGAAGCGTGAACACGATAGTAGGCGGCTCTGTCAAGCGTTGAAAGCCAACAGAGATAACATTGAAATTCACCAACGGCAGCCTTGAATCCACAAGACTAGGGTTTCTCGAATTCATGAGAAGTTTTTGGAATCCACAGGATTTTGAGAAAACTCAAAAGTTTTATTAAGATGAAAAGATTGCCCTAATACAAAGCATGATGGAGCTTTTATAGGCATCCATACTAAGAATTACAATCATAATCTAACAATGAAACCTAAGAATCCAAATTAAAAAGGAAACAAATAACCCTAAATAAAAGAATCCTAAAAAGAAAAGAAAACTACCCTAAAAATACTAAATCACAAATCGGACAGTTAAGACGACATCTTTTGGCTTAAATCTGAAAGGGCTCACGTTAGTGAGACTTGTAGATCTCGTCATTCCTATTCCGGAAATGTATGATACGTCCCAAACGGACGTTATGGCCAAAAGTAACTCCAAATCAGATTTAACGCGACAAACCCGAAAAGTCCAAAACAACATTTTCTTGAATATTACAGCGGCTAGCAACCTCATGATACGAGAACTACCGATCTTTAAATCATTCTTTTTTATTATTCGACGATTCCTTACTTTTATTTTTTTATGTTTAAATTTGGCTCATTCTCGTTCTACATCATGATGACTTTTCTCTTTTCTTTTTGGGAAAATTACATAGTAACACGTAACCAAATTTACAAACACAAAAAACTCATTTTTAATAATTCTTATATAATAAAGGACACAAGTCCAGACCCACCACCAATAAATATCAAAGTTAACTTCGAAGTTTACCGTAAAATGACCATAATATCCAGTTCTCTCTCTCTCTCTCTCTAAGCCCAACCCATGCTCGACCACCTATGCGTCACCGACGTAATCGATCACCCTCAAAAACTCCACCAGAAAAGCTGGTCCCAACGACGAAAACACCGCCACGTCGAATTAGCCTCATGGATTTGATAGGATTTGTCAATCCGATTAATCGATCTGAGCTTCCACATGCTCCTCCGCCATCGCGCGCCAAGCAAGACTTCTTTCACATCATCGCCGACAATGTGGAGGAACTTTTCTCCTCCTCCCTGCAGATCTAATCCCTCATGCGGTGTTGGCGCAAGGTGGCAACAATAGCAGCTTGATTTCTGATCTAGGTAGTAGGGATAGACGACGTTTTTCGATTGCAATTGATTCGAGCCGCTTGATTTTTGCACATGATGGTAAGATTTGGGCGACGGTAGCAAGATGTATGATCTGGGTGACAGTAGCAGGATGTATGATCTCGGTTTTGTTATTAAGAGTTTTCTTATTTTTCATAATACAAGGAAAAAGCAAAAGACTATATATGAAAATTTTGAGAATAACTAATTAAGAAATTAAAAAAGGGGCGGATTCATGGCATACAAGATTATAATCAAAACATCATCCATTAGATCTAACAAAAATTAACGGTTTAGATTAGTCATAAAACTAAATCTTTTTTCTTTTCTTGTCTTTTTCTTTAATTCAATTTATGAAATCTATCTAAATAAAAATTCATGATTACAATTCTCCATTTGGAATATAATTAAGAGGAAATAATTCGTTTCCTATTGAAACTCATTTACTAGCTAGTGAGGAAAGAAAACAAATTTTGTCTCATAGACATGCTTATTTCAGAGTTCCTTTTTTTTTTTTTTTTTTTTATATCAAAAGCTTATGGTTGTTTATAGCATAAGATGATCTGAGTACTTCCATATACATAATATGATCATAAGTTTTCCAATGTGTTGTGGCAGACATTATGTGGATAATTTTTTTTTTCTTTGAAGAAAAAGAGGTAGATGATGATGGTACTTCTAGTAAATGAGTTTCAAATCAAATAGAAACCACCAGCCATTACCGTCCTATTAATAGTATTCCAAAATGAGAGTAGGTAATCACATTAATTTTTATTATGTTTTTAATAGATAGATTTCATTAATTGATTTAAAGAAAAAAGAAAAGAACATAAATTGTTTTTAATTTTTATGACTAGTCTCAACCGTTAGTTGTTATTAGATCTAATAGTTGATATTATGGTTATAATTTTGATTATACTCTTGTATGCCACAGATCCGCCCCCAATTAAAAATGTTAAGAGTTTCATTAATTTGTATCATGAAAATTATTTACTCTTTATCTTATTTCTTTTATCAATTACTACTAATAATTTTTTTATATTTTAAAATATTTATTTAATCAATTATTACGTTACTTTATATATTCGTTGAGACATACATTATTTTATGCATTTAGCGAGATTCCTAGTAATATACACCGGTCCCAAGTCGTGATTAGAGAAAATTAATATTTGATCGAGGTTATTAATTTATCAAATATGATGAAGTATAAAGTGTAGAGACAAAGAGAGATAACAATATAATCATCATCATATTCATTAATAGGAGCTTTTTATATAGGGAATTACAAAGTACCAATATGATAATGATAAAGAATACATAGTCATATTTTAACTACATATCCTGATGGCTTCTACAACACATATAGAATATCCTACAACACTCCCCATATGTCGCGCGCCGGTATGCCGGTGGTGCTGATATGTCATCTCGTTAAAAACCTCATCAAGTAACAAAAACCTTGTGAGAGAAAAACTAAACCTTGATCGTGGGAGAAAAAGAGTACGACGCACCCTTCACATTCATAGCGCTCTTCTTGATTCTTACTAATCAAGGAAGTTTCAATAACTTAGCATTACAATGCTCTTAAATCATATCTTCAAATGTGGTATTTGGGCAATGATTAACTAGATCATGTCATATTGTCCTCAAACATGATCTTTTATACTTAGATCTTGAGGAGAATGCCGCTTGTGAACTCAAAACATAAGTTCGTGCTGAAAATCAGATTTTCGCGCAACATGACCTTCGGGTACTAGAACAGTCGTAACTTCCTCTAGAAAATACATATGAACGACTGGTAAACGGTTTTGGAAACTAGACTCATTTAGCTTTCCAACTGTATATTACAACCATTCTGGTTCATCAAGAGCTGTTCACAAAGTCCTGTCGAAGTTGACAGTTTTGGCAAAATCAGATTCTCAGACAAATCCGTCCTACTTTACAAAAATGGCCATAACTCACTCAATATGATAGGTATGATCAAATGGTTCATGACCCTGGAAAGTAGACACATAGACCTTTCCAATGGTACCAATTTCACCATTTTTCAGTGAGTGAGATTTCCTATAGGTCCTGTGGAATTTGACCTACGAAACTTGACAGATTCTGATTTCTCTTTTGATGTGTCTTTCTTATGTAGGGATAGAAATAAGCCTCAACCTTTTATACCATTAAGTATTGAAAAAGGAGTTTTGCCATTATATTGGCGTTGTGTGGACGCATAAGTGGCATAACTACATTTAGCTTTACAACTTTTCATAACGAATGAGATGTCAAGTCTTTTGTATTGTGTTGAGTATATTGATGTGTCTTATTGTACTTAGCTGAGAACTTCATTTGTTAACACATATTTGTCATATTTCTTTAGACAAAACAACGGATCTCTCTTTAGAGCCAAAACTTTAACTAATCATGGGAGTATATGTAGGCCTCACTAGTTATAGAGCGTCTAAACTAATTGATGGAAAATCATCATCAATACAGTCATCGAGTGCCTTATTGAGACCGTGTCTTCCCAAGATTTTTTCACTCTTAACTTCGGATGTTGATACATATTGGCATCTCTTGATCCATCAAGAGTCCATGTAAATCCGGAATGAACACGCAAAGGCATAATTCACCATATCCCTTATAAATCAAATAGTTACTTAGTGCATTTCAACCACTCTTGCAAACGCACGCTCCTGTGGTCTAGAGCCACTTGATTAGGGTGAATGAAGTTCGTTTAAGACATTCATGTATATCTCTGATCCCGTAGAGATGTTATTATGACTATATTCATAAGCTGCATGTTCAGTTATTCAGAAAACTACCAAACTAATAAAGTAGTGGAGTGCAATGACATCCATTACGAGAGCATATCTCATCGTATAGTCGACCTCAGTGCGTGTTAGTGAGAGACCTTGCGCCATAAGGTGAGTCTAAGCTCTTGTTCTCACTACGCTATCTAACAAAGACATAGTTGATAGGGTTTAGCTTACGGTGTTGGCATCACCTGCCCAAGGACCTATCTCTTTGTTAATGCTGAATCGCATTTTTCCATTAGGCCAATCAACTAAGTTGATATCCATCAACGAAGGGTGGTTCGATAGTAGACTCTTTATCCCACGTCCTCATGTACACTAGTGTAATACTTGTAGAGATCTCTATATGGATTGGATTTGACATTGAGGCGTCTCCCAACGATAATCACAATTTAGACTTCATGAAACGGATTTGAGTATTATTGATCAATGGATCAGGTTGTACCAAGCTCGCTTTCTTCCTAATATGAGAAAGTATCGAACCTAAGGGCCTCCCTCTTTTTAGGGAGCCACACGGCCTTGTGACACCAATTTTGCCACTATATGGCATCACCATATCACCATCCATGGTGATGGCGTCAAGACCAACTCTTTTTCGTCGCGCCATGTCCTCTTGATAGGACATTAATCCTTGCAGACATATTTGCAGCATGTGATCTTGTCACTTTAACACTTTAAGTATTTGGGATCAAGATGAGACTTAGTGGGGACAAATCATAACAATTCATGTCGTTCCACTTGAACACTTGTGTTCTTATCTCCCCCTAACAGCGGGAATATTATCTCATCAAGATGAGACTTAGTGGGGACAAATCATAACAATTCATGTCGTTTCACTTGAACACTTGTGTTCTTATCTCCCCCTAACAGCGGGAATATTATCTCATCAAAGTGACAATCCGTAATTTAGCGGTGAATGAGATCGTCTGATAAGGTTTCTATATAAACGGATTATAGATGGAGGTTCATATCCAACCTAAACTTATTCATCTCAAATGACCCATTATTGTGCGCAATGACATTGCAATTTGGCACCTAGAAATAACATCTAGCCGAGCTCAAGGATTGAAGATCCATTTCAATCTTGCCGAGCTCAAGGATTGCAATTTCGTGTCAATCTTCGTACACAGTCACGAGCTGTAGTACAAAAATATTCAATGATGGTGGGTTGTAGATGAATAGTAAAGTTGAATGCAAATATTACATAGCCTCAAGACGCAATAGAAAGATTAGTGCGCATCAATAATGTTCGAGCGACAAGCTAAAGTTGCTTGGTCGTAGCCTCGGTACGTGAGACCGTATTGCATGTGAACATGGGGTACATAACACTTCAACTTATATCCCGATAAACTTCTTTAAAAAATGGGTAGTGAGCCCGCAGAAGTATAAGCAGCAGAAGCAGTAGATAATAGTGTAACACGTGACCAGTGTGTTAACACTTCAATCAACACCATAAAACATAAAAAAGTGTCCGCAAGTTGGTTGTATCTATCTACATAGTTTGATATAAGAATGGAATGTTCACTTTTGTGTCATTTAGCGTAGGAGGGTCTCCCTCCTAATTTACCTAAAAAATAGGCTTTCAAAATGAGCAACGAGCATTGCAGGGGGCTAATGAGACATCGAGGGCAGGTCGATGCACCTCAATTGCTTGAGGAATTGACCAAACGGCTTCCGGAAAGTTGGAACCGTATTCGGGTGATGTCAATGTCCCCAAGGTGCCGCCATTTACAACCAAGGCGTCACCATCATGCTTCTGGAGAAGCGAGATCCCGAATGTCTTCGTTTTGAGCGGAAGAATGGATGTCCATGAGAAGTTCTCAAAATTTAGACTATTATATCTCTTCTAGGATGACTGATTTGGTCAAACTAAAGCCTATATGAGTCGGTGTCCCAAATATCATGTTTAGCGACAACATGTGATTCGATATTCGAATCATAGTGACATACAATCCACTAGATTGAGTCATAAACTTCTCTAAGATACATTTCAAGCATTCATGAGAAGGTATACACAAAAGAACTCTTGTTTATATATTCTCACAATGTGTTTTCAAATGAAAACTATTAGTAGGAATGTATTTAAAGCTCAACATGGTTCGGTTGCCTCTCAATGCATAGAGGACATCTGTGACGTTGATCATGGTGCTATGAGGCATCAAGATTCAAGCTAAACTGCGTCCCTGAATGACCGGTATGATTCAGTTATTGTAGTCACAGAAGATTTACAAAGGCACAAAATCTAAAGATGGTTGCCAGTTCCTTAGAATGTTGTGGATAGTTTCATTATCTGCGAGGCACTCAATTTCTCTATAAGACAGATCTACAAACTGGAGTAGATAAGAGAGTAAATAGTTCCACTTGAACCATTTAGAGGGATTGAAAGAAGCTACGAAAAACTGCAATCCCGAGAATGCATAAAAATTTCCGCGCAGAATGATTTTTGCGCACTAAAACAGCCATAACTTCTTCGTTAAAATAGATATGGACGAACCGCGAAAAGTTCTGAAAACTATACTCGTAGAGCTTTCCAATGATATAAAGCTCACTGTCTGGAGTTGTTCACAAAGCTCGAACAAATTTGACTATCCATAAGGGACAGATTGCTGTTTTTCGCAGATTTGGCATTGGCAAAGCTTTGAAGCTTGCGGATGGCATGTGGGCATAAGCTGAAGCCAAAGTGACGTGTATATGATCAAAATCAAGTCCGCCTTCTCCTCAAGTCTCGTGCTGATAACGTGATGAAGTATAAAGTGTAGAGACAAAGAGAGATAACAAGAGAATCATTGTCAGTCAGTCATGACTCATGACTACAATCTTACTGAGACATATGACAAAATTTGAATGACACGATTCTACCGAAAATACAAAATTTCATGCTAAAAACTACAATCCAAAAGATGGGTACTACAACTGGAAAATAAAAATGAAAAACTCCCCACACTGCCCTACCCATATGCAACCATATATGCAGGTCTGCTTGAAGCCTAATGTGACGCCCTGTATTTTTATTAATGTTAAGAAAATAAAATATAGTGTATCTTATTTATTTTTGTTTAGCAGTAATTTATTTTCATAAATTTGGGTGTTAGTATTTATATATAAGTATAAATTTGTAACTAGCCCATCTATCAGTTTGTTAAACCTAATCCAAAAGGAAAACTCAACACCAGTCAGTCTATGCTTCTTTAATCTTAGTTTGACGACAAAAGAGTGTGTTCACCTATATTCATCTTCTGCTCTCTTCACTCCCTTCATGATTGTCCTCTGCCATCTTTATGGTCTTTGTCTCTATTTTGTTGCTCTTCGCAAGCACCAGTCCACCAAGATTAGAAGATCAGAACCACTACAATGATAATCTTATAAGCTAGAGCTGT from Fragaria vesca subsp. vesca linkage group LG3, FraVesHawaii_1.0, whole genome shotgun sequence harbors:
- the LOC101312326 gene encoding probable phytol kinase 3, chloroplastic-like gives rise to the protein MHPCRALYPARLPTPCSLLPQFGHSPPLTYFTSTLLCLRLTPASIPDSLPAATLRYPITDLRVPRRRRVTSAPAAMLPENAVAADICATAISGGVATFFLLLWEQTAKRGVFDQKLNRKLVHISIGLVFMLCWPLFSSGYQGALLASLIPGLNIIRMLLLGLGIMKDEATVKSMSRYNDYRELLKGPLYYATAITWACVVYYRTSPVAIALICNLCAGDGLADVVGRRFGTQKIPYNRNKSIAGSVAMASAGFLSSIGYMYYFSKFGFVDKSWDMVLGFLVVSLASALVESLPISTELDDNLTVPLTSILVGSFIF